The following proteins come from a genomic window of Solwaraspora sp. WMMA2065:
- a CDS encoding YbaK/EbsC family protein, which produces MGKLQTEPVRSRLDLVAAPVAAAVEQWSAEVPVDVDDVAVASIDPELADTAAFCAAYGVALDESANCVVIAGKRGGVVRYAACMVLATTRADVNGTVRRLLDARKASFAPMADAVQRTGMEYGGITPIGLPPEWPILVDARVVAVPHVVIGSGVRGSKIVVPGPALGVLPNARVVDGLAAPAGT; this is translated from the coding sequence CTGGGGAAACTGCAGACCGAACCGGTCCGGAGCCGACTCGACCTGGTGGCCGCGCCGGTGGCCGCCGCCGTCGAGCAGTGGTCGGCCGAGGTGCCGGTCGACGTGGACGATGTGGCGGTGGCGTCGATCGACCCCGAACTCGCCGACACGGCCGCCTTCTGCGCCGCGTACGGGGTGGCGCTCGACGAGTCGGCCAACTGCGTGGTGATCGCCGGCAAGCGGGGCGGTGTCGTCCGGTACGCCGCCTGCATGGTGCTGGCCACCACCCGGGCGGACGTCAACGGGACGGTCCGCCGGCTGCTCGACGCGCGTAAGGCGAGCTTCGCCCCGATGGCCGACGCGGTGCAGAGGACCGGGATGGAGTACGGCGGGATCACCCCGATCGGGCTGCCGCCGGAGTGGCCGATCCTGGTCGACGCGCGGGTGGTGGCGGTGCCGCACGTGGTGATCGGTTCCGGGGTGCGGGGCAGCAAGATCGTGGTTCCCGGTCCGGCGCTGGGGGTACTGCCCAACGCACGGGTCGTCGACGGGCTGGCGGCCCCAGCCGGCACCTGA
- a CDS encoding TetR/AcrR family transcriptional regulator, whose translation MTVDQQTAATDGAEPSAPRRRSRRDEILQIAVGLFAARGYHGVSMDDIGAAAGVTGPALYHHFAGKEAMLAAALIPVSEELLEGGRVRVAARPGDATAALAALIEFHVEFALANPAVIALHLHELDRLPEEPRRRIRRLQRLYVEEWVAVLTALRHDLDAAEARVLAHAAFGLMNSTPFLGGEVDRERRATLLRAATLAALHG comes from the coding sequence GTGACGGTAGATCAGCAGACGGCAGCGACGGACGGGGCCGAGCCGAGCGCGCCACGGCGACGCTCACGTCGCGACGAGATTCTTCAGATCGCGGTCGGGCTCTTCGCGGCCCGCGGCTACCACGGCGTGTCGATGGACGACATCGGCGCCGCCGCCGGGGTCACCGGTCCGGCTCTCTACCACCACTTCGCCGGCAAGGAGGCGATGCTCGCCGCCGCGCTCATCCCGGTCAGCGAGGAACTGCTCGAAGGCGGACGTGTCCGGGTCGCGGCGCGGCCCGGCGACGCCACCGCCGCGCTCGCCGCACTGATCGAGTTCCATGTCGAGTTCGCCCTGGCCAACCCTGCGGTCATCGCCCTGCACCTGCACGAGCTCGACCGGTTGCCGGAGGAGCCGCGCCGGCGGATCCGGCGGCTACAGCGGCTCTACGTCGAGGAGTGGGTGGCCGTGCTCACCGCGCTGCGCCACGACCTCGACGCGGCCGAGGCCCGGGTGCTGGCGCACGCCGCGTTCGGCCTGATGAACTCCACCCCCTTCCTCGGCGGCGAGGTCGACCGGGAACGGCGGGCCACGCTGCTGCGCGCCGCCACCCTCGCCGCCCTGCACGGCTGA
- a CDS encoding biotin carboxylase N-terminal domain-containing protein, whose protein sequence is MIESLLVANRGEIARRIIRTARRLGVRTVAVHSEADAGMPFVTEADQAICVGPAQPAQSYRDTGAILAAAKSSGAQAIHPGYGFLSENADFARAVASAGLIWVGPGGDAIEAMGDKINARNLMSAAGVPVAAGTTEPAETVDAALDAAATIGYPVMVKAAAGGGGMGMGVAGDTAALRTEFDKVRAFAARMFGDGSVLIERYFPRVRHVEVQILGWRAPDGTDRVVALGERECSVQRRNQKLAEESPSPAVTDEIRAGLLAAAVRAGEAVGYRNAGTVECLLDPATGEFFFLEMNTRLQVEHPVTELVYGVDLVEEQLRVAAGLEPTFDPATLAPRGHAIELRINAEDPKRFLPGPGAITAWSEPTGDGVRVDSGYAAGTTVTPFYDSLMAKLIVSGADRAEAIARARAAVAAFEVAGPKCNLPFFAELLDNPEFVSGDYDTGIVGRMR, encoded by the coding sequence ATGATCGAGTCGTTGCTGGTGGCCAACCGGGGCGAGATCGCCCGGCGGATCATCCGTACCGCCCGACGGCTGGGCGTCCGGACCGTCGCCGTGCACTCCGAGGCCGACGCCGGCATGCCCTTCGTCACCGAGGCCGACCAGGCGATCTGTGTGGGGCCCGCGCAGCCGGCGCAGAGCTACCGCGACACCGGGGCGATCCTGGCCGCCGCCAAGAGCAGCGGCGCCCAGGCGATCCACCCCGGCTACGGGTTCCTGTCGGAGAACGCCGACTTCGCTCGCGCGGTCGCGTCCGCCGGCCTGATCTGGGTCGGGCCCGGTGGTGACGCCATCGAGGCGATGGGCGACAAGATCAACGCGCGGAACCTGATGTCCGCCGCCGGGGTTCCGGTGGCCGCCGGCACCACCGAGCCCGCCGAGACCGTCGACGCCGCACTCGACGCCGCCGCCACCATCGGCTACCCGGTGATGGTCAAAGCCGCCGCTGGCGGCGGCGGAATGGGCATGGGCGTCGCTGGCGACACCGCCGCGCTGCGTACCGAATTCGACAAGGTCCGGGCGTTCGCCGCGCGCATGTTCGGCGACGGGTCCGTGCTGATCGAGCGCTACTTCCCCCGGGTACGCCACGTGGAGGTGCAGATTCTCGGCTGGCGGGCGCCGGACGGCACCGACCGGGTCGTCGCCCTCGGTGAGCGGGAGTGCTCGGTGCAGCGGCGCAACCAGAAACTCGCCGAGGAGTCGCCGTCGCCGGCCGTGACCGACGAGATCCGGGCCGGGCTGCTCGCCGCCGCCGTACGGGCCGGGGAGGCGGTCGGCTACCGCAACGCCGGCACGGTGGAATGCTTGCTCGACCCGGCCACCGGCGAGTTCTTCTTCCTGGAGATGAACACCCGGCTGCAGGTCGAGCACCCGGTCACTGAGCTGGTCTACGGTGTGGACCTGGTCGAGGAGCAGCTGCGGGTGGCCGCCGGCCTGGAGCCGACGTTCGACCCGGCCACCCTCGCGCCGCGCGGGCACGCGATCGAGTTGCGGATCAACGCCGAGGACCCGAAACGCTTTCTGCCCGGACCGGGCGCGATCACCGCCTGGTCGGAGCCGACCGGCGACGGGGTCCGGGTCGATTCCGGGTACGCCGCCGGCACCACCGTGACGCCGTTCTACGACTCGCTGATGGCCAAGCTGATCGTCTCTGGCGCCGACCGGGCCGAGGCGATCGCCCGGGCCCGGGCCGCAGTCGCCGCCTTCGAGGTGGCCGGGCCAAAGTGCAACCTGCCGTTCTTCGCCGAGCTGCTGGACAACCCGGAGTTCGTCTCCGGTGACTACGACACCGGCATCGTCGGCCGGATGCGGTGA
- a CDS encoding hydroxymethylglutaryl-CoA lyase, with the protein MAATPLPESVSIREVGPRDGLQNEQPIPTEGKVRLLDALSGTGVRRIEAVSFVHPKAIPQMADADEVWRRARRAPGVRYSALVPNLRGARRALDAGFSEVEVVVSASDTHNRRNVNRSTAESLDDIAALIPLLHAAGAHVEVIVATSFGCPYEGEVDPQRVAGIVDRVVADGADRVAFGDTTGMATPRRVRELVTAVRDRQAAVPVLLHFHDTRGTALANLLAALELGVTEFDASVGGLGGCPYAPGASGNVATEEVVHMLHDMGVETGIDLDALLAAAALAEELVGRQLPSGVLRAGPRTRLTPTS; encoded by the coding sequence ATGGCAGCGACGCCCCTTCCCGAGTCCGTGTCGATCCGCGAGGTCGGGCCGCGTGACGGCCTGCAGAACGAGCAGCCGATCCCGACCGAGGGCAAGGTCCGCCTGCTGGACGCGCTGTCCGGCACCGGCGTACGCCGGATCGAGGCGGTCTCGTTCGTCCACCCGAAGGCGATCCCGCAGATGGCCGACGCCGACGAGGTGTGGCGGCGGGCCCGGCGGGCGCCCGGGGTGCGCTACTCGGCGCTGGTGCCGAACCTGCGCGGGGCCCGCCGGGCACTGGACGCCGGCTTCTCCGAGGTCGAAGTGGTGGTGTCGGCCAGCGACACGCACAACCGGCGCAACGTCAACCGGTCCACCGCCGAGTCGTTGGACGACATCGCCGCGCTGATTCCGCTGCTGCACGCCGCCGGGGCGCACGTCGAGGTGATCGTGGCGACGAGCTTCGGCTGCCCGTACGAAGGGGAGGTCGACCCGCAGCGGGTGGCCGGGATCGTCGACCGGGTGGTGGCCGACGGGGCGGACCGGGTGGCGTTCGGCGACACCACCGGGATGGCCACCCCGCGCCGGGTCCGCGAGCTGGTCACGGCGGTGCGCGACCGGCAGGCGGCCGTACCGGTGCTGCTGCACTTCCACGACACCCGGGGTACGGCGTTGGCGAACCTGCTGGCCGCGCTGGAGCTGGGGGTCACCGAGTTCGACGCCAGCGTCGGCGGCCTGGGCGGCTGCCCGTACGCGCCCGGGGCCAGCGGCAACGTGGCCACCGAGGAGGTGGTGCACATGTTGCACGACATGGGCGTCGAGACCGGGATCGACCTGGATGCCCTGCTGGCCGCCGCCGCGCTGGCCGAGGAGCTGGTCGGCAGGCAGCTTCCCTCCGGGGTGCTGCGTGCCGGCCCGCGTACCCGGCTCACCCCGACCAGCTGA
- a CDS encoding acyl-CoA carboxylase subunit beta codes for MTLDGEALDRLDKRIRAGGAEKYHAANAARGKLFARERVDRLVDAGSFVEDGRYANALADGLPADGVVTGTATIDGRQVCLMANDSTVKAGSWGARTVEKIIRIIERAYDAGLPMVYLVDSAGARITDQVDLFPGRRGAGKIFWNQVRASGAIPQVCALFGPSAAGGAYIPAFCDVVAMVEGNASMYLGSDRMVEMVTGEKTTLEAMGGARVHCAESGVGHFLCKTEDDALDVVRRYLSYLPGNWQQPPPATAAVEPPAGVDLAALVPASERQAFDMRRFVKGLLDEGSFLEIQALWARELTVGFGRLAGQVVGVVANNSMFKGGVLFVDSADKATRFVQLCDAFNVPLLFLADVPGFMVGSAVEKQGIIRHGAKMISAISEATVPKICVVVRKAYGAGLYAMAGPGFEPDATLALPTAKIAVMGAEAAVNAVYANKIAAIDDPDERAGFVAARRAEYERDIDLTRLASELVVDDIVRPEQLRAELVRRYAAATGRDRHFSHRRHGVTPV; via the coding sequence GTGACACTGGACGGTGAGGCGCTGGATCGGCTCGACAAGCGGATCCGGGCCGGCGGCGCGGAGAAGTACCATGCGGCGAACGCCGCCCGGGGCAAGCTGTTCGCCCGGGAACGGGTCGACCGGCTGGTCGACGCGGGCTCCTTCGTGGAGGACGGCCGGTACGCCAACGCCCTCGCCGACGGGCTGCCCGCCGACGGTGTGGTCACCGGCACCGCCACCATCGACGGTCGACAGGTCTGCCTGATGGCCAACGACTCCACGGTCAAGGCCGGCTCGTGGGGCGCCCGTACCGTAGAGAAGATCATCCGGATCATCGAGCGGGCGTACGACGCCGGCCTGCCGATGGTCTACCTGGTCGACTCCGCCGGGGCCCGGATCACCGATCAGGTCGACCTGTTCCCCGGCCGGCGCGGTGCCGGCAAGATCTTCTGGAACCAGGTCCGGGCCTCCGGGGCGATCCCGCAGGTCTGTGCCCTGTTCGGGCCGTCGGCCGCCGGCGGTGCCTACATTCCGGCGTTCTGCGACGTGGTGGCGATGGTCGAGGGCAACGCCAGCATGTACCTCGGCTCGGACCGGATGGTCGAGATGGTCACCGGTGAGAAGACCACGCTGGAGGCGATGGGCGGTGCCCGGGTGCACTGCGCCGAGTCCGGCGTCGGGCACTTCCTGTGCAAGACCGAGGACGACGCGCTCGATGTGGTCCGCCGCTACCTGTCCTACCTGCCGGGCAACTGGCAGCAGCCGCCACCGGCGACGGCGGCGGTCGAGCCGCCGGCCGGGGTCGACCTCGCCGCGCTGGTGCCGGCGAGCGAACGGCAGGCGTTCGACATGCGCCGGTTCGTCAAGGGACTGCTCGACGAGGGCAGCTTCCTGGAGATCCAGGCGTTGTGGGCCCGCGAGCTGACCGTCGGCTTCGGCCGGCTGGCCGGCCAGGTGGTCGGCGTGGTCGCCAACAACTCGATGTTCAAGGGCGGGGTGCTGTTCGTCGACTCCGCCGACAAGGCGACCAGGTTCGTGCAGCTGTGCGACGCGTTCAACGTACCGCTGCTGTTCCTGGCCGATGTGCCCGGCTTCATGGTCGGCAGCGCCGTGGAGAAGCAGGGCATCATCCGGCACGGCGCGAAGATGATCAGCGCGATCTCGGAGGCCACCGTACCGAAGATCTGCGTCGTGGTCCGCAAGGCCTACGGTGCCGGGCTGTACGCGATGGCCGGCCCCGGATTCGAGCCGGACGCCACCCTGGCCCTGCCCACCGCGAAAATCGCGGTGATGGGCGCGGAGGCTGCGGTCAACGCGGTCTACGCCAACAAGATCGCGGCGATCGACGATCCCGACGAGCGGGCCGGCTTCGTCGCCGCCCGCCGCGCCGAGTACGAGCGCGACATCGATCTGACCCGGCTCGCCAGCGAACTCGTCGTCGACGACATCGTCCGACCCGAACAGTTGCGCGCCGAACTGGTCCGACGGTACGCGGCGGCCACCGGCCGGGACCGGCACTTCTCCCACCGCAGGCACGGCGTCACTCCGGTCTAG
- a CDS encoding acyl-CoA dehydrogenase family protein gives MDFRLTDEQEALRESVREFAREAIAPVIGDYYQRHAFPYDIVRQMGKMGLFGLPFPEEYGGMGGDYFALCLVLEELARVDSSVAITLEAAVSLGAMPIYRFGTPEQRERWLPELVSGAALAGFGLTEPGFGSDAGGTATRAVRDGDHWVINGSKAFITNSGTDITSLVTVTAVTGSRPDGSKELSTFIVPAGTPGFTVAPGYSKVGWCASDTHELTFDDCRVPAENLLGERGRGFAQFLRILDEGRIAIAALAVGLAQGCVDESVRYAGQRRAFGQLIGGYQAIQFKIADMEVRAHTARLAYYDAAARMLAGDQFKRQAAVAKLHASECAVQNAREATQIHGGYGFMNEFPVARFWRDAKILEIGEGTSEIQRMIIARDLGLADA, from the coding sequence ATGGACTTCAGGCTGACCGACGAGCAGGAGGCGCTGCGGGAGAGCGTCCGCGAGTTCGCCCGCGAGGCGATCGCGCCGGTGATCGGTGACTACTACCAGCGGCATGCCTTCCCTTACGACATCGTCCGCCAGATGGGCAAGATGGGGCTGTTCGGGTTGCCGTTCCCGGAGGAGTACGGCGGGATGGGCGGCGACTACTTCGCGCTCTGTCTGGTGCTGGAGGAGCTGGCCCGGGTCGATTCCAGTGTGGCCATCACGCTGGAGGCAGCGGTCTCGCTCGGTGCGATGCCGATCTACCGGTTCGGCACCCCGGAGCAGCGCGAGCGGTGGCTGCCGGAGCTGGTCAGCGGGGCGGCGTTGGCCGGTTTCGGGTTGACCGAGCCGGGATTCGGCTCCGACGCCGGAGGGACCGCCACCCGGGCGGTGCGCGACGGTGACCATTGGGTGATCAACGGTTCGAAGGCGTTCATCACCAACTCGGGCACCGACATCACCTCGCTGGTGACGGTCACCGCGGTGACGGGGAGCAGGCCGGACGGGTCGAAGGAACTGTCCACCTTCATCGTGCCGGCCGGGACGCCTGGGTTCACCGTCGCGCCGGGGTACTCCAAGGTCGGCTGGTGTGCCTCGGACACCCACGAGTTGACGTTCGACGATTGCCGGGTTCCGGCCGAAAATCTGCTGGGTGAGCGTGGTCGGGGGTTCGCGCAATTTCTCCGGATCCTCGACGAAGGGCGGATCGCGATCGCCGCCCTTGCGGTCGGCCTCGCGCAGGGCTGCGTCGACGAGTCCGTCCGGTACGCGGGTCAGCGCCGCGCATTCGGCCAGCTCATCGGCGGGTACCAGGCGATCCAATTCAAGATCGCTGACATGGAGGTACGGGCGCACACCGCCCGGCTGGCCTACTACGACGCGGCCGCCCGGATGCTCGCCGGTGACCAGTTCAAACGTCAGGCCGCGGTGGCGAAGCTGCACGCCAGCGAGTGCGCCGTGCAGAACGCCCGGGAGGCGACCCAGATCCACGGTGGGTACGGCTTCATGAACGAGTTCCCGGTCGCGCGATTCTGGCGCGACGCGAAGATTCTCGAGATCGGCGAGGGCACCTCGGAGATCCAGCGAATGATCATCGCTCGTGATCTTGGGCTGGCCGACGCTTGA
- a CDS encoding helix-turn-helix domain-containing protein yields the protein MSPDHAPDQSRVGFDELLRSRRLAVGLTQAELAAVAGVGVRTVRDLERARTARPQRTTVDLLVAALGLTGEDRAEFHAAARGRPAEPRPTIPRQLTPALATAAFPAGPRSEAAGDIETLVGPGRSRGVPLPGELIGRDCDVADLAGLLTAGPGAGAGLVSLVGLAGVGKTSLALAVAAEVTDRYPGGTGGIVVTEGSTVSDVLTATATVFGVGRVNDLAARLADGPALLLVDAVERAPVAMADALHWLTRTAPSLQVVATGRHPVGLPGERVWPVTPLEVPPADTEADLATVAGYPAARLFLARLRQVRREPVHPGEVGALVGLVRRLGGLPLAIELAAARGRALDLNEIFNRYGDRLLDLAVPPPSREAVAVTLRDAVAASYALLTPAERRGVRRLSAFRNRWSVELAEGMLAEDPVQPDVGQLDIGQLDIGQLDIGQPDIGQSDQDGRVDAVPFLDRLMSLGLLGARGAGPYRFRLIDVVRDLATERAAAHGELSAIRRRHAVLFARLAERAAVDLAGPKLVTVVSRLDEVASDLWAALAHSANDDPHTALRLAAALPRWWRFRGRDVAGRRWLRRLLDDPRSADADPAIRAWAQIGVAQLALEHDAGPQELPAVRSALVTFIELGETSGELAARTVLSSACLAAGRFDEARAHSEAVLALAGRIGRIREMTLAQHALARHEIRSGDLRAARRRLAAVDRLAARSGEDRLRLLARANLAEVARLEGRYARAADLGRRVLAALTAVGDPSHRRQVLGIVGLALAQDGRLAEAADALTELRGQVMPVEGVDRPGHPADQAGPGDDPRCALIEATLAARRGERELATEWYAVAARSLGNGPEPRDAVEAMVELVVHAETTASRASARDRLVAACHSAGITLLPREREAVGQG from the coding sequence ATGAGTCCGGATCATGCTCCTGACCAGAGCAGGGTCGGGTTCGACGAACTACTCCGCAGCCGACGGCTGGCCGTCGGCCTGACCCAGGCGGAGCTCGCCGCGGTGGCCGGGGTCGGCGTGCGTACCGTCCGGGACCTGGAACGGGCCCGCACGGCCCGGCCGCAGCGGACCACGGTCGATCTGCTCGTCGCCGCGCTCGGCCTGACCGGAGAGGACCGGGCCGAGTTCCACGCGGCGGCGCGGGGCCGGCCGGCCGAGCCGCGTCCGACGATCCCGCGCCAGCTGACCCCGGCACTCGCCACCGCAGCGTTCCCGGCCGGGCCGCGCAGCGAGGCTGCCGGCGACATCGAGACATTGGTCGGGCCCGGCCGTAGCCGGGGTGTCCCACTGCCCGGCGAACTGATCGGCCGCGACTGTGACGTGGCCGACCTGGCCGGCCTGCTGACTGCGGGACCCGGTGCCGGGGCAGGGCTGGTCAGCCTGGTCGGACTTGCCGGAGTCGGCAAGACCAGCCTGGCGCTCGCGGTCGCCGCCGAGGTGACCGACCGGTATCCGGGCGGCACCGGTGGCATCGTCGTCACCGAAGGCTCCACCGTCAGTGACGTACTGACCGCCACCGCTACCGTCTTCGGCGTCGGGCGGGTCAACGACCTGGCGGCCCGGCTAGCCGACGGCCCGGCACTGCTGCTGGTGGACGCGGTGGAACGGGCACCGGTGGCGATGGCCGACGCGCTGCACTGGCTGACCCGTACCGCTCCGTCGCTGCAGGTGGTGGCGACCGGCCGGCACCCGGTCGGACTCCCCGGTGAACGGGTCTGGCCGGTCACGCCGCTGGAGGTGCCGCCGGCCGACACCGAGGCCGATCTGGCCACGGTCGCCGGCTACCCGGCGGCGCGGCTCTTCCTGGCCCGGCTCCGGCAGGTACGCCGGGAACCGGTGCACCCCGGCGAGGTCGGCGCGCTGGTCGGGCTCGTCCGGCGGCTCGGCGGGCTGCCGCTGGCCATCGAGCTGGCCGCCGCCCGGGGGCGGGCGCTCGACCTGAACGAGATCTTCAACCGGTACGGCGACCGGCTGCTCGACCTGGCCGTGCCACCACCCAGCAGGGAAGCCGTGGCGGTGACTCTGCGCGACGCGGTCGCGGCCAGCTACGCGCTGCTCACCCCCGCCGAACGGCGTGGCGTACGTCGGCTCTCGGCGTTCCGCAACCGGTGGTCGGTCGAGCTGGCCGAGGGGATGCTCGCCGAGGATCCGGTCCAGCCGGATGTTGGCCAACTCGACATCGGCCAACTCGACATCGGCCAACTCGACATCGGCCAGCCCGACATCGGCCAGTCGGATCAGGACGGTCGGGTCGACGCGGTGCCGTTCCTCGACCGGCTCATGTCGTTGGGGCTGCTCGGTGCCCGGGGCGCGGGTCCGTACCGGTTCCGGCTGATCGACGTGGTGCGGGATCTGGCCACCGAGCGGGCCGCCGCACACGGCGAACTGTCGGCGATCCGGCGTCGGCACGCCGTGCTGTTCGCGCGGCTCGCCGAGCGGGCGGCGGTCGACCTGGCCGGGCCGAAGCTGGTCACCGTCGTCAGTCGGCTCGACGAGGTGGCCAGTGACCTGTGGGCCGCGCTCGCCCACTCGGCCAACGACGACCCGCACACCGCACTGCGCCTGGCCGCCGCACTGCCCCGGTGGTGGCGGTTCCGGGGACGCGACGTGGCCGGACGGCGCTGGCTGCGCCGGCTGCTCGACGACCCGCGGTCGGCCGACGCGGACCCGGCGATCCGGGCCTGGGCCCAGATCGGCGTGGCTCAGCTCGCGCTGGAGCACGACGCCGGCCCGCAGGAACTTCCGGCGGTCCGGTCGGCGCTGGTCACCTTCATCGAGCTCGGGGAGACGTCGGGTGAGCTGGCCGCGCGTACCGTGCTCAGCTCTGCCTGCCTGGCCGCCGGTCGGTTCGACGAGGCGCGGGCGCACTCCGAGGCGGTGCTTGCCCTGGCCGGCCGAATCGGCCGGATCCGGGAGATGACGCTCGCCCAGCACGCGTTGGCCCGGCACGAGATCCGATCGGGTGACCTGCGGGCCGCCCGGCGCCGGCTCGCGGCGGTTGACCGGCTCGCGGCCAGGTCCGGCGAGGACCGGTTGCGGCTGCTGGCCCGGGCCAACCTGGCCGAGGTGGCCAGGCTTGAGGGCCGGTACGCGCGGGCAGCCGACCTGGGACGCCGGGTGTTGGCGGCGTTGACCGCCGTCGGGGATCCGAGTCACCGGCGGCAGGTGTTGGGCATCGTCGGGCTGGCGCTGGCCCAGGACGGCCGCCTCGCGGAAGCGGCCGACGCCCTGACCGAGCTCCGTGGCCAGGTGATGCCGGTGGAGGGGGTGGACCGGCCTGGTCACCCTGCCGACCAGGCCGGGCCGGGCGACGATCCCCGGTGCGCGTTGATCGAGGCGACCCTCGCGGCGCGGCGCGGGGAACGGGAGCTGGCGACGGAGTGGTACGCCGTGGCGGCCCGTTCGCTGGGCAACGGCCCAGAGCCGCGGGACGCGGTGGAGGCGATGGTGGAGCTGGTGGTGCACGCTGAGACGACGGCGTCGCGGGCTTCGGCCCGGGACCGGTTGGTGGCGGCCTGCCACAGTGCCGGGATCACCCTGCTGCCCCGGGAACGGGAGGCGGTGGGTCAGGGATGA
- a CDS encoding MarR family transcriptional regulator, which translates to MTENLADDPRITAIGLLFEVHTGLAARFAAQFEEHGLSTVEFEVLMRLRRSAGHQLRMTDLAAQAALSTSGATRVVDRMVRDGLVCRRACPSDRRSSYAVLTRAGQQRLDDTLPGHLQLIDKWFTGQFEPAELATLLDTLRHLRDAVHPQATAGSDEVTAPVR; encoded by the coding sequence GTGACCGAGAACCTCGCCGACGATCCCCGGATCACCGCGATCGGCCTCCTCTTCGAAGTCCACACCGGGCTCGCGGCCCGCTTCGCGGCGCAGTTCGAGGAGCACGGCCTGTCGACGGTCGAGTTCGAGGTGCTGATGCGGCTGCGCCGTTCCGCAGGTCACCAGCTGCGGATGACCGACCTGGCCGCTCAGGCTGCGCTGTCCACCAGTGGCGCGACCCGGGTGGTCGACCGGATGGTGCGCGACGGGCTGGTCTGCCGGCGCGCCTGCCCGTCCGACCGGCGCAGCTCGTACGCGGTGCTCACCCGGGCTGGACAGCAACGCCTCGACGACACCCTCCCCGGCCACCTGCAACTGATCGACAAGTGGTTCACCGGCCAGTTCGAGCCTGCGGAGTTGGCGACACTACTCGACACCCTCCGACACCTTCGTGACGCGGTGCATCCGCAGGCAACCGCCGGCAGTGACGAAGTGACCGCGCCGGTCCGTTGA
- a CDS encoding YceI family protein, with the protein MSTDQTTREWNGITIPTAGTYELDQAHRRVGFVARHMMVSKVRGEFTDATATITVAEDPLQSSVTAVLQAASINTGQADRDAHLRSGDFLDVEKFTTIEFRSTGIVSHSGNEFVLAGDLTVKDVTRPVELAVEFEGAGRSPFGQDIFGFTASTEIDREEFGLTWNVALETGGVLVGKKIKIEIEGEAIRQG; encoded by the coding sequence ATGAGCACCGACCAGACCACCCGCGAGTGGAACGGCATCACCATTCCCACCGCCGGCACCTACGAACTCGACCAGGCCCACCGGCGGGTCGGGTTCGTCGCTCGCCACATGATGGTCAGCAAGGTCCGCGGTGAGTTCACCGACGCCACCGCCACCATCACCGTCGCCGAGGACCCGCTGCAGTCGTCGGTCACCGCGGTGCTGCAGGCGGCCAGCATCAACACCGGGCAGGCCGACCGGGACGCCCACCTGCGAAGCGGCGACTTCCTCGACGTCGAGAAGTTCACCACCATCGAGTTCCGCAGCACCGGGATCGTCTCGCACAGCGGCAACGAGTTCGTGCTCGCCGGTGACCTGACGGTCAAGGACGTGACCCGGCCGGTGGAGCTCGCCGTCGAGTTCGAGGGCGCCGGCCGCAGCCCGTTCGGCCAGGACATCTTCGGCTTCACCGCCAGCACCGAGATCGACCGTGAGGAGTTCGGCCTGACCTGGAACGTCGCCCTGGAGACCGGCGGCGTGCTGGTCGGCAAGAAGATCAAGATCGAGATCGAGGGCGAGGCCATCCGTCAGGGGTGA